From Anaerotignum faecicola, the proteins below share one genomic window:
- a CDS encoding glycosyltransferase family 2 protein, whose amino-acid sequence MKKISVLVPTYNEEENVVPLCKAIIEQFECNLPDYDYELVFIDNDSKDNTRALIRGLCANNTRIKAIFNAKNFGQFNSPYYGMCQTTGDCTILMCADFQDPVEMIPLLVNEWEKGYRIVSCIKTKSRENPIMYFLRSCYYKTIKKMSDIEQIEHFTGFGLYDKSFIATLKELKDPTPFLRGIVAELGFKRKDIQYTQAKRRAGKTSNNFYRLYDAAMLSFTSYTKIGLRIATFAGFIMSGLSAVAAVVYLILKLLYWNSFSAGIAPAVIGVFLIGSLQLFFTGLLGEYIMAMNVRIMNRPLVVEEERINF is encoded by the coding sequence ATGAAGAAAATAAGTGTATTAGTACCAACATATAATGAAGAAGAAAATGTCGTACCGTTGTGTAAGGCTATTATAGAACAGTTTGAATGTAATTTGCCTGATTATGACTATGAGTTAGTATTTATAGATAATGATTCTAAAGATAATACTCGTGCTTTGATAAGGGGTTTATGCGCAAATAATACTAGAATTAAAGCTATATTTAATGCTAAGAATTTTGGGCAGTTTAATTCCCCGTATTATGGTATGTGTCAAACTACAGGAGATTGTACAATACTTATGTGCGCCGATTTTCAAGATCCGGTTGAAATGATACCGCTATTAGTAAATGAATGGGAAAAAGGATATAGAATTGTAAGTTGTATAAAGACGAAAAGCAGAGAAAATCCTATAATGTATTTTTTGCGTTCGTGTTATTATAAAACTATCAAAAAAATGAGTGATATTGAGCAAATAGAACATTTTACGGGATTTGGGCTGTATGATAAAAGCTTTATTGCTACACTCAAAGAACTTAAGGATCCAACGCCTTTTCTTAGGGGCATTGTAGCTGAATTAGGTTTTAAAAGGAAGGATATACAGTATACTCAAGCAAAGCGCAGAGCCGGAAAGACAAGCAACAATTTTTATAGACTGTATGATGCCGCTATGCTTTCATTTACATCTTACACTAAAATCGGGCTTAGGATTGCAACATTTGCCGGATTTATTATGTCAGGTTTAAGTGCAGTAGCTGCGGTTGTTTATTTGATTTTAAAACTGTTGTATTGGAATAGTTTTAGCGCTGGTATTGCTCCGGCCGTAATAGGCGTTTTCCTTATTGGTTCTCTGCAATTATTTTTTACAGGGTTGCTGGGAGAATATATTATGGCAATGAATGTGAGAATTATGAACAGGCCTCTTGTTGTTGAGGAAGAAAGGATTAATTTTTAA
- a CDS encoding NAD(P)-dependent oxidoreductase has product MRILVTGATSFIGRNLVAELTGNGHDVTAVVRKKSSKAEFLKKNKNISIIEANMDEYYTISNMCNTDIDAVVHLSWDGTSISDRDNEFIQKENFENSVCLLKEVIKLNCKKFIFIGSQFEYGVCNDEITEETACNPVIWYGREKLHFCRYAMKYCDENKISFIETRIFSVYGYGDNENKLINSLISKMYNNETCNLTLGIQKWDYLYIKDAVCAIRLLLEKKCSDGIYNLGSGDTRTLKSFIEEIKSCLNSKSELNYGAIPYPKSGMETFVPNIKKIQHEIGWKAEIPFSQGIQYIISQKLKNGD; this is encoded by the coding sequence ATGAGAATACTCGTAACAGGTGCAACAAGTTTTATAGGCAGAAATCTTGTTGCTGAATTAACGGGAAACGGACATGATGTTACTGCAGTTGTGAGAAAAAAATCAAGTAAGGCGGAATTCTTAAAGAAAAATAAAAATATTTCAATAATCGAAGCCAATATGGACGAGTATTATACTATTTCTAATATGTGCAATACGGATATTGATGCGGTAGTGCATTTGTCATGGGATGGAACTTCTATTTCTGATAGAGATAATGAATTTATTCAAAAAGAGAATTTTGAAAATTCTGTATGTCTTTTGAAAGAGGTTATTAAGTTAAATTGCAAAAAGTTTATATTTATTGGTTCACAGTTTGAATATGGAGTATGCAATGATGAAATAACAGAAGAAACTGCCTGTAATCCCGTTATATGGTATGGCCGTGAAAAGTTGCATTTTTGCCGTTATGCTATGAAATATTGTGATGAGAATAAAATTTCATTTATAGAGACACGAATTTTTAGTGTCTATGGTTACGGTGATAATGAAAATAAGTTGATAAATAGTTTGATTTCAAAAATGTACAATAATGAAACCTGCAATTTAACATTAGGAATACAAAAATGGGATTATTTATATATTAAGGATGCAGTATGTGCAATAAGATTGCTTCTGGAGAAAAAATGCTCCGATGGAATATATAATCTCGGAAGCGGCGACACAAGGACTTTAAAAAGCTTTATAGAAGAAATTAAGTCATGCCTTAATTCAAAAAGCGAATTAAATTATGGAGCTATACCATATCCTAAGTCTGGCATGGAGACGTTTGTGCCTAATATAAAAAAGATACAACATGAAATAGGTTGGAAGGCAGAAATTCCTTTTTCTCAAGGTATACAGTATATAATTAGTCAAAAGTTAAAAAATGGGGATTAA
- a CDS encoding TRAP transporter large permease, whose translation MVFLPIITFIVLVIVGCPFAFIMGLTGFAHLFSIGYDGIANILSQKMFYGINTFSYTCIAFFVCAGQIMNKGGVTQSIVDVAQEFIGFKKGGLAYAVIIVGMVLAAILGSSNAVAVILCSIMVPAMVSSGYDKEFAGCTIASSAILGVIIPPSIDFVIYSVLTGISVKRMFVAGIVPGIFLGLCFMAVVYFTAKKRNYPKYREHFSGKDAVRALIKGLPALCVPIIIVGGVMGGLFTATESGAVACLAATILGFINKKLKIKDFVEIFASSGIVTAGIMLIISMGNILAWSLAYDNVPTRLVEGILSITTNGNLVMLLIILLLFAVGCVMEAFAAQLILIPVLAPLGEAMGYDPVHFGIIIIIMLTIALATPPVGMLLFTTSKVADIELSKLNKGIWKFVLAGLIGTLILAYTPILTTFLPNLLYGSV comes from the coding sequence TTGGTATTCTTACCGATAATTACATTTATAGTGTTAGTAATAGTTGGCTGCCCGTTTGCATTCATAATGGGGCTTACCGGTTTTGCCCATCTGTTTTCGATAGGATACGACGGAATTGCAAATATTTTATCGCAGAAGATGTTCTACGGAATAAATACGTTCAGTTACACTTGTATAGCGTTTTTTGTATGCGCGGGACAGATAATGAACAAAGGAGGCGTTACACAATCCATAGTAGATGTGGCTCAGGAGTTCATCGGATTTAAAAAAGGCGGGCTTGCATATGCCGTTATAATTGTCGGAATGGTTCTGGCCGCAATACTGGGTTCTTCAAACGCCGTTGCCGTAATACTTTGCTCCATCATGGTTCCTGCAATGGTGTCCAGCGGTTACGACAAGGAATTTGCGGGCTGTACGATAGCAAGTTCGGCTATACTGGGCGTTATTATACCTCCGAGTATAGATTTTGTTATCTATTCCGTGCTTACGGGGATATCCGTAAAAAGGATGTTTGTGGCCGGTATTGTACCAGGAATATTTTTAGGCCTGTGCTTTATGGCCGTTGTATATTTCACGGCGAAAAAAAGGAACTACCCTAAATATCGCGAGCATTTTTCGGGAAAAGACGCTGTCCGCGCTCTTATAAAAGGGCTTCCGGCTTTATGCGTGCCGATAATCATTGTAGGCGGCGTTATGGGCGGCTTGTTTACAGCCACTGAATCAGGGGCCGTTGCGTGCCTTGCGGCAACAATACTCGGCTTTATAAATAAAAAGCTTAAAATTAAAGACTTTGTGGAAATATTTGCAAGCAGCGGCATAGTTACCGCCGGTATAATGCTTATTATTTCGATGGGCAATATTCTTGCGTGGTCGCTTGCTTATGATAACGTTCCTACAAGGCTTGTTGAAGGAATTTTATCAATTACTACAAACGGAAACCTTGTAATGCTTCTTATAATACTTTTGCTTTTTGCTGTAGGCTGTGTAATGGAAGCTTTTGCGGCGCAATTAATATTAATTCCAGTACTTGCTCCTTTAGGCGAGGCAATGGGGTACGATCCTGTCCACTTTGGAATTATTATCATAATAATGCTTACTATAGCTCTTGCAACGCCTCCCGTCGGTATGCTGCTGTTCACGACTTCCAAAGTGGCGGATATAGAACTTAGCAAATTGAATAAAGGTATATGGAAGTTTGTGCTGGCAGGACTTATAGGGACGCTGATATTGGCATATACGCCTATTTTAACTACGTTTCTGCCAAATCTGCTTTACGGTTCGGTTTAA
- a CDS encoding TRAP transporter small permease, which produces MEKIGDSLEKAIKYTIVVLMGIMIITTIISVGQRYIIGSAFNWTEELDSYILIWCTFLGVAVSYRHMDLVFLDLFVKMLPKRAKNAVALAVHLVCLAFIAYIFVTSLQYGLSPAIFMRKSTTLRCSMFVPFVCIPLSMFLMILFNFELLPKLIKDCFPGKAKEEV; this is translated from the coding sequence ATGGAGAAAATCGGAGATAGCCTTGAAAAAGCGATCAAATATACTATCGTGGTACTTATGGGGATTATGATTATCACCACGATTATATCGGTAGGACAGAGATATATTATCGGAAGTGCGTTTAATTGGACCGAAGAACTTGACAGCTATATTCTCATATGGTGTACGTTCCTAGGAGTCGCTGTCAGCTACAGGCATATGGATCTCGTATTTTTGGATTTGTTTGTCAAAATGCTTCCGAAACGGGCTAAAAACGCTGTAGCATTAGCCGTACATTTAGTGTGCCTGGCATTTATTGCGTATATTTTCGTTACATCACTACAGTATGGATTGTCGCCTGCTATTTTTATGAGGAAATCAACTACGTTAAGGTGCTCTATGTTTGTACCGTTTGTATGCATACCGTTAAGTATGTTTTTAATGATACTTTTTAACTTTGAATTATTGCCTAAGCTTATCAAAGACTGCTTTCCAGGCAAAGCCAAAGAGGAGGTGTGA
- the rfbG gene encoding CDP-glucose 4,6-dehydratase — translation MDKMVTDLNFYKGKRVLVTGHTGFKGAWMCKVLSMAKAHVTGFSLEPNTEPSLFEALKTDENVDSIIGDIRDYNSLKSVFEKKRPEIIFHLAAQPIVRESYKNPLYTYQTNVMGTVNLLECVRTMPERPKSVVVITTDKVYMNKEWEWGYREYEPLDGFDPYSNSKSCCELAVHSYVNSFFSGEKLAVSTARAGNVIGGGDFAADRIIPDCVRAAYNGRNVEVRNRYSIRPYQHVLEPVFAYLMIAEKQYNDYSYAGYYNIGPDEYDCVSTGKLVGLFCEKWGNDLQWTAAESKGPHEANFLKLDCSKLKKVFGWAPSWNIEKAVEKSVDWYKCYHENMDVDLLTENQIKEFYACLEEKNV, via the coding sequence ATGGATAAAATGGTAACGGACTTAAATTTTTATAAGGGAAAAAGAGTTTTAGTAACAGGGCATACGGGATTTAAAGGCGCATGGATGTGCAAAGTGTTGTCTATGGCCAAGGCCCATGTTACAGGATTCAGCCTTGAACCAAATACGGAGCCTTCTTTATTTGAAGCTTTAAAAACAGATGAAAATGTAGATTCAATAATAGGAGACATAAGGGATTACAATAGTTTAAAAAGCGTTTTTGAAAAGAAACGGCCTGAAATTATTTTTCATTTGGCGGCTCAGCCGATTGTTAGGGAAAGTTATAAAAATCCGTTGTACACATACCAAACAAATGTAATGGGAACTGTTAATTTACTGGAGTGTGTCCGTACAATGCCGGAACGGCCAAAATCTGTAGTTGTTATTACTACAGATAAAGTTTATATGAACAAAGAGTGGGAATGGGGATACAGAGAGTATGAACCGCTGGACGGATTTGATCCTTATTCCAACAGCAAATCATGCTGCGAACTTGCCGTGCACAGCTATGTGAATTCATTTTTCAGCGGTGAAAAATTGGCAGTATCTACTGCAAGAGCTGGAAATGTCATAGGCGGCGGGGATTTTGCGGCTGATCGAATTATTCCTGACTGTGTAAGGGCCGCATACAACGGAAGGAATGTTGAAGTTAGGAACCGCTATTCCATAAGGCCATACCAGCATGTGCTTGAGCCTGTATTTGCATATCTGATGATTGCGGAAAAGCAATACAACGACTATTCTTATGCAGGATACTATAATATTGGGCCTGACGAGTATGATTGTGTGTCAACAGGGAAGCTTGTAGGCCTTTTTTGTGAAAAGTGGGGAAATGATTTACAATGGACGGCCGCTGAATCAAAAGGGCCGCATGAAGCCAATTTTCTGAAATTGGATTGTTCAAAGCTAAAGAAAGTTTTTGGCTGGGCTCCTTCTTGGAATATTGAAAAAGCAGTGGAGAAATCAGTTGATTGGTATAAATGTTATCATGAAAATATGGACGTTGATTTATTGACGGAAAATCAGATAAAAGAGTTTTACGCTTGTTTGGAGGAAAAAAATGTTTGA
- a CDS encoding sigma 54-interacting transcriptional regulator, with product MDPKGSFPSTAWKLSAQLPIMKNEMLVRVSIMNLNAASFKQLRKETHDNPLSIANKIMSIVKMRGKLHNPVTSTGGTLYGKVDEIGTGHPAYGKLNKGTGISILISSKFIPLVINNIKSINMKTGQLEIDGYAILSERCMYTVSPDDIPHHIHHSIITEAGQCYESALNCKSGITTLVIGAASNTGLLTLFAVKKKLGTDGKLIAIIDSKDDAMLIKKLNAADEYYIIDMQDPLAAYYKLSGFLNGQLIDYTIDCEHAPGHEALSVLITREYGTIYFTDPAASVSEAGLDAEGIGKDINLLYYRGYINGHVAFCEGLLHEYPLLKEVFTKRYSDKNKICIISDTGHSDNIVYKNLVINSPSMKEINNIVRHIAPYDTTVLITGSSGSGKEVIANLIQQLSMRKSDKFIKINCAAISDSLFESEFFGYEYGAFTGALKGGKAGYFESADNGTLFLDEIGELSLENQVKLLRVLQSCEVMRIGSNTAVKVNVRVIAATNKDLFDMVNNGTFREDLYYRLNVINIHLPALKNRKEDIRPFIEHFVDIYNNQFNMHKHFSDSAINLLTKYEWPGNVRELENMVQRLMLYIENERISEAEILKVCPYIDKKLVNNKEVLKYPLPDDNLGKGTAVNPEEISYREAAQHCRTTREIAEYLNTSQSTVVRKLKKYNIKLR from the coding sequence TTGGATCCAAAAGGTTCCTTCCCTTCAACTGCATGGAAACTCAGCGCTCAGCTTCCTATAATGAAAAATGAAATGCTCGTGCGCGTAAGCATAATGAACCTTAATGCCGCAAGCTTTAAACAGCTTAGAAAGGAAACGCATGATAACCCCCTAAGCATCGCAAACAAAATAATGAGCATTGTAAAAATGCGCGGCAAGCTACATAATCCCGTTACCAGCACAGGCGGCACGCTATACGGGAAAGTTGACGAGATTGGAACCGGCCATCCCGCTTACGGAAAACTTAATAAAGGAACAGGCATTTCAATACTTATTTCAAGCAAATTTATACCTCTTGTTATAAATAACATCAAAAGTATTAATATGAAAACCGGCCAGCTTGAAATAGACGGATATGCGATTCTTTCCGAAAGATGTATGTACACTGTATCGCCCGACGATATACCGCACCACATACACCATTCGATTATAACCGAGGCCGGACAATGCTATGAATCTGCCCTTAACTGCAAAAGCGGCATTACAACGCTTGTAATAGGAGCAGCGTCAAATACAGGCCTTCTCACATTGTTTGCAGTAAAGAAAAAACTCGGAACAGACGGAAAACTTATCGCAATAATAGATTCTAAAGACGACGCCATGCTTATAAAAAAACTTAATGCCGCCGATGAATACTATATAATAGATATGCAGGATCCTCTAGCCGCTTATTACAAACTTTCAGGCTTTTTGAACGGACAGCTGATTGACTATACAATCGACTGCGAGCATGCGCCGGGTCACGAGGCTCTCAGCGTGCTTATAACAAGGGAGTACGGCACTATATATTTTACGGATCCCGCCGCGTCCGTTTCGGAGGCGGGCCTTGATGCAGAAGGTATCGGAAAAGACATAAATCTGCTTTATTACCGCGGATATATAAACGGCCACGTAGCGTTTTGTGAGGGTTTGCTTCACGAATATCCCCTCCTTAAAGAAGTTTTTACAAAAAGGTACAGCGATAAAAACAAAATTTGTATAATATCCGACACGGGACATTCAGACAACATAGTATATAAGAACCTTGTCATTAACAGCCCCTCAATGAAGGAAATTAATAACATTGTTCGGCACATAGCCCCATATGACACTACTGTGCTTATAACAGGAAGCTCCGGAAGCGGAAAGGAAGTAATAGCCAATCTGATACAACAGCTTTCAATGAGAAAATCTGATAAATTTATAAAAATAAACTGCGCCGCAATATCAGATTCGCTATTTGAATCAGAATTTTTCGGCTATGAGTATGGCGCATTCACAGGCGCTTTAAAAGGCGGCAAAGCCGGATACTTTGAATCCGCCGATAACGGCACCCTGTTCCTTGACGAAATAGGCGAACTTTCACTGGAAAATCAGGTAAAACTGCTGCGAGTCCTTCAAAGCTGTGAAGTTATGCGAATAGGAAGCAACACGGCTGTCAAAGTAAACGTAAGGGTTATAGCCGCTACAAACAAAGACTTATTTGATATGGTCAATAACGGAACTTTCAGAGAAGATCTTTACTATCGGTTAAACGTTATCAATATCCATCTTCCCGCCCTTAAAAACCGTAAAGAAGATATTCGGCCTTTTATAGAGCATTTTGTCGATATTTATAACAATCAGTTTAACATGCATAAGCATTTTTCCGACAGCGCTATCAACCTGCTTACAAAATACGAATGGCCGGGAAATGTGCGTGAACTTGAAAATATGGTGCAAAGGCTTATGCTGTACATAGAGAATGAACGTATTTCAGAAGCAGAAATTTTAAAAGTATGCCCGTACATTGATAAAAAGCTTGTAAATAACAAAGAAGTTTTAAAATATCCCCTCCCTGATGACAATTTAGGAAAAGGAACGGCCGTAAATCCCGAAGAAATTTCATATAGGGAGGCCGCCCAGCATTGTAGGACGACAAGAGAAATTGCCGAATACTTAAACACAAGCCAATCTACAGTAGTAAGGAAATTGAAAAAATACAATATTAAATTAAGATAA
- the rfbF gene encoding glucose-1-phosphate cytidylyltransferase yields the protein MKVVILAGGFGTRISEESHLKPKPMIEIGGKPILWHIMKGYSHYGFNDFIICAGYKQHIIKEWFANYFLHNSDITFDFSNENNMIVHEKFSEPWRVTVVDTGLNTMTGGRIKRVSKFIGNETFMLTYGDGVSDVNISELVKFHKEHKKLATITAVNLGQKFGVLEIGENNEIEAFREKDDSDGSMINAGFMVLEPEVFGYIEGDETVFEKKPLEKLAENKQLMAYKHKGYWKCMDTQRDKMQLEELIKNGEAPWIKW from the coding sequence ATGAAAGTAGTTATTTTAGCCGGCGGATTCGGAACTCGTATTTCTGAGGAAAGCCATTTAAAGCCGAAGCCCATGATTGAGATCGGAGGCAAGCCGATATTATGGCATATCATGAAGGGATATTCCCACTATGGATTTAATGATTTTATAATTTGTGCGGGATATAAGCAGCATATTATTAAAGAATGGTTTGCCAATTATTTTCTTCATAACAGCGATATTACATTCGATTTCAGCAATGAAAACAATATGATAGTGCATGAAAAGTTTTCTGAGCCATGGAGAGTTACTGTTGTTGACACAGGTCTCAATACGATGACAGGCGGCCGTATTAAAAGGGTAAGTAAATTTATCGGAAATGAAACATTTATGCTTACTTACGGAGATGGAGTTTCTGATGTAAATATAAGCGAACTTGTTAAATTTCATAAAGAACATAAAAAACTTGCGACAATCACTGCTGTGAATTTGGGTCAAAAGTTTGGAGTTTTGGAAATAGGCGAAAATAATGAAATAGAAGCGTTCCGTGAAAAAGACGATAGCGACGGGAGCATGATTAACGCCGGATTTATGGTTCTTGAACCGGAAGTATTCGGCTATATAGAAGGCGACGAAACTGTGTTTGAGAAAAAACCGCTTGAAAAACTTGCTGAGAATAAACAGCTTATGGCATATAAGCACAAAGGATATTGGAAATGCATGGATACGCAGAGAGATAAAATGCAGCTTGAAGAACTTATTAAAAATGGGGAGGCTCCATGGATAAAATGGTAA
- the rfbH gene encoding lipopolysaccharide biosynthesis protein RfbH, whose translation MFENMTETQARSEILKYVGEYCDKYHKKEGFKEGQRIPYASRVYDKAEMINLVDSSLEFWLTSGRYTDEFEKKLAEYLGVKYCSLVNSGSSANLNAFMALTSPLLGERSVNRGDEVITVAAGFPTTATPIIQYGAVPVFVDVTIPQYNIDVSMLEKAVSDKTKAVMVAHTLGNPFNLKAVKEFCDKYNLWLIEDNCDALGSKYMLDGKEMFTGTVGDIGTSSFYPPHHMTMGEGGAVYTNNPLLNKIIRSLRDWGRDCSCPSGVDNFCGHRFDRQYGELPLGYDHKYVYSHFGYNLKATDLQAAVGCAQLEKFPSFVERRKHNFNRLKNALKGVDDKLILPEPCENSDPSWFGFLITCKNGTDRNEVVSYIEAKGVQTRMLFAGNLIKHPCFDQMRKSGEGYRVIGSLPNTDRIMKDTFWVGVYPGMDDEMIDYMAKVICEAVSK comes from the coding sequence ATGTTTGAAAATATGACGGAAACACAAGCCCGAAGTGAAATTTTAAAGTATGTTGGCGAATATTGCGATAAATATCATAAAAAAGAAGGATTTAAGGAAGGACAGAGAATTCCTTATGCATCCAGGGTATACGACAAGGCTGAAATGATTAATCTTGTCGACAGTTCTCTTGAATTTTGGCTTACGTCCGGAAGATATACGGATGAATTTGAAAAAAAGTTGGCGGAGTATCTTGGAGTAAAATATTGCAGTCTTGTAAATTCCGGTTCCAGCGCTAATTTGAATGCTTTCATGGCGCTTACGTCCCCATTGTTGGGAGAACGTTCCGTTAATCGCGGGGATGAAGTTATTACTGTTGCGGCAGGATTTCCAACTACAGCGACTCCGATTATTCAATACGGGGCTGTCCCTGTTTTTGTTGACGTTACGATACCGCAGTATAATATTGATGTTTCTATGCTTGAAAAAGCCGTATCAGATAAAACAAAGGCAGTTATGGTGGCTCATACTTTAGGAAATCCTTTTAATTTAAAAGCCGTTAAGGAGTTTTGTGATAAATATAACTTGTGGCTGATAGAGGATAATTGCGATGCGCTCGGATCGAAATATATGCTGGACGGGAAGGAAATGTTTACAGGAACTGTTGGTGACATCGGAACGTCAAGCTTTTATCCGCCGCACCATATGACCATGGGAGAAGGGGGCGCCGTCTATACAAACAATCCTCTTCTCAATAAAATAATCAGATCCTTAAGGGATTGGGGACGGGACTGTTCATGCCCATCAGGGGTTGACAATTTTTGCGGGCATAGGTTTGACAGACAGTACGGAGAGCTTCCGTTGGGATATGACCATAAATATGTTTATTCACATTTTGGTTATAATTTAAAAGCAACGGATTTGCAGGCGGCTGTTGGATGTGCGCAGCTTGAAAAGTTCCCTTCGTTTGTCGAAAGAAGGAAGCATAATTTTAACAGGCTTAAAAATGCGCTTAAAGGTGTGGACGACAAGCTGATTCTGCCTGAACCGTGCGAGAACTCAGACCCAAGCTGGTTCGGATTTTTAATTACATGTAAAAATGGTACAGACAGAAATGAAGTTGTTTCATATATTGAAGCAAAAGGCGTTCAGACCAGAATGCTTTTTGCGGGAAACTTAATTAAGCACCCTTGTTTTGATCAAATGAGGAAAAGCGGAGAAGGGTACAGGGTTATTGGCAGTCTGCCTAACACTGACAGGATTATGAAAGATACATTTTGGGTTGGCGTTTATCCCGGTATGGACGATGAAATGATAGATTACATGGCAAAGGTAATTTGTGAAGCGGTGAGCAAGTGA
- a CDS encoding TRAP transporter substrate-binding protein has product MKKTHRTLAMALTVMAISLTGCGAVTNKPAADTAGNTESSGETSGSAEEGSEAEIKIIMGHEGNDDLPDGILSLKFNELIEEKSGGRIKVDYKSNGMLGDEDELLQQVMNGSIQAACISTSTFSDYTDTLDALQLPFLYDSYEQEKTALQSDEARALYKEVEELNVKITDVVEIGSRQFANKIRPITSMEDLKGIKMRIVPSTLLSNVASAIGMTSTPVAYSEIYSGLQSGVIDGEEINFISIVTNSHDEVLKYVSVIDFYSFPSALSFNLDWYNSLSAEDQALIAECSSEAMNYAMDQCGQIENDAVQTCIDRGLEINYIKDDEKQKFIDACNGIYEDYISRSDTIKNYVEYVKNM; this is encoded by the coding sequence ATGAAAAAAACTCACAGGACATTGGCTATGGCTTTAACAGTAATGGCAATATCCCTTACAGGGTGCGGCGCCGTAACAAATAAGCCTGCCGCAGACACTGCTGGAAACACGGAAAGTTCAGGAGAAACGTCCGGATCGGCTGAAGAAGGTTCAGAGGCGGAAATTAAGATTATTATGGGGCATGAAGGGAACGACGATTTGCCGGATGGAATTCTTTCTTTAAAATTCAATGAACTTATTGAGGAAAAAAGCGGAGGAAGGATCAAAGTCGATTATAAGTCCAATGGCATGCTTGGCGACGAGGATGAACTTTTACAGCAGGTAATGAACGGCTCAATTCAGGCGGCCTGCATATCCACAAGTACGTTTTCCGATTATACCGATACGCTGGACGCACTTCAGCTGCCATTCTTATACGACAGTTACGAACAGGAGAAAACGGCGCTTCAAAGCGATGAGGCCCGGGCGCTTTATAAAGAGGTTGAAGAATTAAATGTAAAGATTACGGACGTTGTGGAGATAGGCAGCCGTCAGTTTGCAAACAAAATACGCCCTATCACTTCCATGGAGGATCTTAAAGGCATAAAAATGCGTATTGTGCCTTCAACACTGCTCAGCAACGTTGCCTCGGCTATTGGAATGACAAGCACTCCCGTTGCGTACAGCGAGATATATTCAGGCCTTCAGTCCGGCGTTATTGACGGCGAGGAGATCAACTTTATTTCTATAGTAACAAACAGCCACGACGAAGTTCTTAAATATGTATCCGTAATAGATTTTTACTCATTCCCGTCGGCGCTCTCGTTCAATCTTGACTGGTACAACAGTTTAAGCGCCGAAGATCAGGCGCTTATAGCAGAGTGTTCGTCAGAAGCTATGAATTACGCAATGGATCAATGCGGGCAGATAGAAAATGACGCTGTTCAGACATGTATTGACAGGGGGCTTGAAATTAACTATATCAAGGACGACGAAAAACAGAAATTTATCGATGCATGCAACGGGATATATGAAGACTATATTTCAAGAAGCGACACAATCAAAAACTATGTTGAATATGTAAAGAATATGTAG